Part of the Acidimicrobiales bacterium genome, CCCAGAAGCGGTTCGCCGCCGCGGGCATCGAGCGCTTCGACGATTCGCGACAGCATGGTGGGAACGACCATCGCGTGGGTGACACCCTCGGCCTCGACGGTGTCGATCCACGCGTCGGGATCGAACTTGGGCAGCTGCACGATCCGGCGGCCGGCGTAGACCGACGACAGCATCGCCGAGACGCCGGCGACGTGATACGGCGGCACGCTCACGATCGTCGCCTCGTCCTCGCCCGCTCCCATGAACTCGACGGAACCGAGGATGTAGGAGACGAGGTGCTTGTGGCGCAGGACCGCCGACTTGGGCGCACCGGTGGTGCCGCTGGTGAAGAGCAGGACGGCGATTTCCTCGGGGTCCATCGACCAGTCGCCGGGCACGGCCGCCGGTGCGCCACCGGCGCAGTCGGCGATGAAATCGTCGCGGGTGATCGCGGTCAATCCGTCGATGCCGCGTATGCGGGCGGCGCCGGAGTCGTCGCCGATGGCGACACCGGGGGCGCTTCGGTCGGCGAGGGCCCGCAGGTCGTCGTCGGGCAGCCGGTAGTTGAGCGGCACGTAGGGCATACCGGCCCACGCAGCGCCGAAGAGCGCGACCGGTACCGCGGGACTCGACTCGTCGCACAGCACGACCCGCCCGCCGGGGTCGGCACGGAAACGAGCGGCAGCCTCACCGGCCTGCTCGAAGAGTCGGCGATAGCTGATTCCGTCGTCCAGGGAACCGACGGCGACGCGATCCTCCAAACCGTTGGCTGCCATCTCGAGCAGCATCATCAGATTCATGAAGGCGTCCTGGCGCGATCGTCGTCGTCAGTCGGACGCAGGCAGCGTCTTCGCCTGGGCGACGGCGAGCGGAGCGCCGTCCACGGCCATGGAGCCCGCCCCCGCCTTGGTGGCCAGGAGCTCGATGGTGTCGCCCTCGTCGGAGTAGCGCTTGCCGAGAAGGGTGCCTTCCGCCGCATCGGCTGCCGGCTCGCCCGAAACCTCGCCCGTGCCGGCCGGCACCATGTCGGCCCCGCCGCAGGTGAGTGCGGCCTCGCCGGACCCCTTCACGACGATGACCTCCGTCGTGCAGACGGTGCTCTGGAAACGGGCACCGGGCTTGAGCTCGACCATGTGAATTCTCCTCGGGACAAGTCGGGTCCGCGCCGAATCCGATCGACGCGATGCCCACAGTATGGGGCGTGGGAGTGGACTTGAGCCAACCGGTCCGGTGGTCATGGGTCCGCGCTAGCGTCGGCCGCATGAAGCGGAGCGTCGGCGGCACCGAGCGGACGACGCGGGATCTGGTCATGTGGGCCGAGAGCGGCGCCATGGCTCTCACCGGCCCGGCCGAGGGCGCTCCGTCGGCCGGGCCCGCCTCGTTGGCGGCGACGGCGCACGCGGCAGCGGCCGACCTCGCGGTCCAGACCGCGCGGTGGGGCCGTCGTGTCGACATCGACGGGCCGGCGCTGCTCGGTGAGCGCGCCGCCATCACCGGCATGACCCGCAACGGATCGGTCTCGGTCGGTGGTTCGGCCCGGTTCGTACGGGCGGCCGACGGCTGGCTGGCCCTGAACCTTCCCCGACGCGAGGACGTGGCGGCGCTGCCCGCTCTGGTGTCGCGATCGGTGGCACCCGACGACTGGCCTTCGATCGAGTCGGGCCTGCGGTCGATGCGGGTGGTCGACGTCGTCGAACAGGCGACGCTGTTGGGTCTCGCCGTCGGCTCGCCGACCACCGAGGCTCCGCCCGCCGCGCCCGGTCGAGAGCTCGCCCGCGGGCCGTCGCGCAAGCCGACCGCGACCCCGCTCGTCGTCGATCTCACGTCGTTGTGGGCCGGGCCACTCGCAGCGAGCCTCCTGCGGCTCGGTGGTGCCCGCGTGATCAAGGTCGAAGGCCGGTCGCGCCCCGACGGCGCCCGGGCCGGCGCCGCCGCGTTCTACGACCTCGTCAACACGGGTAAGGAGTGCCTTGCCATCGATCTCCGCGATCGCGACGACATCGGCCTCCTGCGGCGACTGATCGCGGCTGCCGATCTCGTCATCGAGGGATCGAGGCCCCGCGCCATGGACGCGATCGGGATCCGGCCCATCGAGATCGTCAGGTCGGGGACGAGCTGGTTGTCGATCACCGCACATGGACGCACCGGCTCCGAGGCCGACCGGGTCGGGTTCGGTGACGATGCCGCGGTGGCCGGCGGGGTGCTCCTGGCCGGCGACCCGCCGATGTTCGTCGCCGATGCGGTCGCCGATCCGCTCACCGGGTTGGTCGCTGCGGTCTACGGCGCCGACATCCTGGCCGGTGATCGAGCGGCAGTCGTGGAAGTGCCGCTGGCCCGGGTCGCCGCGTGGGCGGCCCGACCGCACGGCGTGGCGCCCGTCCGTCGGCAAGGGGAGGGATGGGTGGTGGAGATCGAGGGGGAGTGGGCGCCGGTGGCGGAGCCCCGACACCGACCGATCCCGCCGACCGCTCCGCCGGCGGGTGCACACTCGGCCTCCCTGCGGTCCGAGTTCGTGTCACGACCCGACCCGTCGCCCGGCTGACCGTCGGTCGCGCCCGCCGATTAGGGTCCGCGCATGGACGACGCGCGTGTGGCGACGGCGCAGAACGGTCGAGCGGCCGATGGGCGGCTTCCGGGAAAGCGCGGCCGAGCCACGAGGCAGCGCCTCCTCGAGGAGACCCGCGCATTGTTGACCGAGGTGCCGTTTCGCGACCTGAAGGTGGTCGACATCAGCCGAGCTGCGGGTACCTCGCCGGCCACCTTCTATCAGTACTTCCCCGACGTGGAGGCGGCGGTCCTGTCGCTCGTAGAGGACATGGTGGACAACGGCAGCGACGAGTTGCGATCGCTCGTCACCGATCCCGATTGGCGCCGCATCGAGGCTCCCGCTGCGTTGGCCGAGGGCTTCCTCACGTTCTTCGACGACCACGCCGCGATCTTGCGGGTGATCGATCTCGCCACCATCGAGGGCGACGAACGGTTCCGTGCGCTGCGCATCCGCCTGCTCAACGGCGTGTTTCTGGCCCTGCAGGAGCTCGCCGAGCGGGCCGAGGCGGCCGGGCGCCTGGCGCCCGGTGTTGCGCCCGGCGCGGCAGCCGGCATTCTCACCACGATGCTCGCCCATGTGAGCGCGCATCAGAGCGGTTTCGCGTCGTGGGGGGTAGAGCGTGGTGAGCTCTCCGAGACCATGGCGACGCTGCTCGGATGGACCGTCGGCGTCGGTTCACGGTCCTGAGACGTTGGGGATACTTCGTAGAGTGGGATTTCCGACCACCCTGAGTATTGACAGGTGGGTCGAATGGACTAGGTTCCAGGTGGCGATGGTCTGGACGGGAGTCGACAGGGTGCGAATGGAAGCAATCGGCGCGCAGGCGCCCTCGTCGACCCAGCAGCGGTGGCGTTCGCTCATCGGCGACTC contains:
- a CDS encoding TetR family transcriptional regulator encodes the protein MDDARVATAQNGRAADGRLPGKRGRATRQRLLEETRALLTEVPFRDLKVVDISRAAGTSPATFYQYFPDVEAAVLSLVEDMVDNGSDELRSLVTDPDWRRIEAPAALAEGFLTFFDDHAAILRVIDLATIEGDERFRALRIRLLNGVFLALQELAERAEAAGRLAPGVAPGAAAGILTTMLAHVSAHQSGFASWGVERGELSETMATLLGWTVGVGSRS
- a CDS encoding CoA transferase, with amino-acid sequence MKRSVGGTERTTRDLVMWAESGAMALTGPAEGAPSAGPASLAATAHAAAADLAVQTARWGRRVDIDGPALLGERAAITGMTRNGSVSVGGSARFVRAADGWLALNLPRREDVAALPALVSRSVAPDDWPSIESGLRSMRVVDVVEQATLLGLAVGSPTTEAPPAAPGRELARGPSRKPTATPLVVDLTSLWAGPLAASLLRLGGARVIKVEGRSRPDGARAGAAAFYDLVNTGKECLAIDLRDRDDIGLLRRLIAAADLVIEGSRPRAMDAIGIRPIEIVRSGTSWLSITAHGRTGSEADRVGFGDDAAVAGGVLLAGDPPMFVADAVADPLTGLVAAVYGADILAGDRAAVVEVPLARVAAWAARPHGVAPVRRQGEGWVVEIEGEWAPVAEPRHRPIPPTAPPAGAHSASLRSEFVSRPDPSPG
- a CDS encoding class I adenylate-forming enzyme family protein; its protein translation is MNLMMLLEMAANGLEDRVAVGSLDDGISYRRLFEQAGEAAARFRADPGGRVVLCDESSPAVPVALFGAAWAGMPYVPLNYRLPDDDLRALADRSAPGVAIGDDSGAARIRGIDGLTAITRDDFIADCAGGAPAAVPGDWSMDPEEIAVLLFTSGTTGAPKSAVLRHKHLVSYILGSVEFMGAGEDEATIVSVPPYHVAGVSAMLSSVYAGRRIVQLPKFDPDAWIDTVEAEGVTHAMVVPTMLSRIVEALDARGGEPLLGVRALSYGGGKMPEPVIRRALELFPITNFVNAYGLTETSSTIALLGPDDHRIAQYSEDEGERARLKSAGRPLPGVEVSIRDDDFNELPVGEVGEIFVRGEQVSGEYLEKGSLLDNDGWFPTRDGGYIDEGGYLFVQGRNDDVIIRGGENMSPGEIEDVLLTDPRVKEAAAIGVPDTEWGEKVVAVVVRNSECPESELRELVRSRLRSSRVPAHVVFVDELPYNDTGKLLRRVLRQDHAHLGDDPTD